Genomic window (Deltaproteobacteria bacterium):
GGCCGCAAGCACCGGCTCTGGGCGTTTGTGATGGTGCTGGGCTGGTCGCGAGCGATCTACGTCGAGTTCGTCCGGCGAGCGGACGTGGCGAGCTTCATGCAGTGCCACGTCAACGCGTTCGAATACTTCGGGGGTGTGCCGCGGCGGTGCCTGTATGACAACGCGAAGGTGGTGGTGCTGGGGCGCGACGCGGATGGGCGTCCGGAGTGGAATCAGCGGATGCTGGACATGTCGTTGCGGATGGGATTCGAGTTGCGGGTGTGCCAGCCGTATCGGGCGCAGACGAAGGGGAAGGTGGAGAGCGGGGTCAAGTATGTGCGCGGCAACTTGTGGCCGAGCATACGGTTCACCGACGACGCGGACCTGAACCGGCAGAGCCTCGAGTGGTGCGACAGCGTGGCGAACCGGCGCATGCACGGGACGACGGGCCGGCGCCCCTGGGAGATGCTGGTCGAGGAGCGGGTCCACCTCGGAGGTCTGCCGGAGCGTTCGACGCTGGCGCCGTATCTGCGGGACGACCGCAGAGTGGCGCATGACGGCTACGTGCACTGGGAAGGCTCCCGCTACGGTGTGCCCTGGCGGTGGGCGGGAGCGACGGTCCAGGTGGGACAGCGCTCGGGGACGGTGGAGATATGGACGGGCGATCAGCGACTGGCGGTGCATCCTCGTGCCGAGCGCCCCGGCCAGCGCTTCACTGCACCTGGCCAGTGGGAAGGGCTGCCCAGGGGAGACGGCCGTCCACAGCAGGAGGCCGTGGCAGTCCAGGTGGCGGTTGAAGAGGTGGAGCGACGCTCGCTGGACGTCTACGAGCTGGCAGCAGCCGGAGGTGTGCGGTGATCGCCCTGGAGCAGGTCCGCCAATACTTGGAGAGCCTGGGGCTCAAGCAGGCTGCCGAGGCGCTCGACAACACGCTGGACGGCGCGGCCAGCAAGCAACTGACCTATCCGGAGATGCTCG
Coding sequences:
- the istA gene encoding IS21 family transposase; protein product: MKDLYEMRGQGYSIRGITRELGVSRNSVRKYLRSPGVPRAKQREPRGSKLDAYTGYIDRRLGEGLDNCVVLLRELQSLGYQGSYTILREHVRLRRPRREPRATMRFETEPGEQAQVDWGSFGYVGADGRKHRLWAFVMVLGWSRAIYVEFVRRADVASFMQCHVNAFEYFGGVPRRCLYDNAKVVVLGRDADGRPEWNQRMLDMSLRMGFELRVCQPYRAQTKGKVESGVKYVRGNLWPSIRFTDDADLNRQSLEWCDSVANRRMHGTTGRRPWEMLVEERVHLGGLPERSTLAPYLRDDRRVAHDGYVHWEGSRYGVPWRWAGATVQVGQRSGTVEIWTGDQRLAVHPRAERPGQRFTAPGQWEGLPRGDGRPQQEAVAVQVAVEEVERRSLDVYELAAAGGVR